The Streptomyces noursei ATCC 11455 sequence CGCTCGGTCAGGACCTGGAAGAGCAGTTCGGCGCCGTGCCGGTCGAGTTCCATGTAGCCGAGTTCGTCGATGCAGAGCAGGTCGACGCGGCCGTAGCGGGCGATGGTCTTGTTCAGCTGCTTCTCGTCGGCGGCCTCGACCAGCTCGTTGACCAGCTTCGTGGCGAGCGTGTAGCGGACCCGGTAGCCCTTCATAGCGGCCTCCGTGCCGAGGGCGATGAGCATGTGGGACTTGCCGGTGCCGGAGTCGCCGATCAGGCAGAGCGGCTGCCCCTTCTTGATCCACTCGCAGGAGGCGAGGGTGTGGACGGTGGCCGCGTCGATATTGGGGTTGGCGTCGAAGTCGAACGTCCGAAGGGACTTCTCCCTCGGGAAGCCAGCCGCCTTGATCCGCCGCTCCGAGCGGCGGCGGGCCCGGTCGTCGCACTCGGCCATCAGCAGTTCGGCGAGGAAGCCCCGGTAGCTCATCTGCTCCTTGAGCGCCCGCTCGGCGATGTC is a genomic window containing:
- the istB gene encoding IS21-like element helper ATPase IstB, producing MTTLPRQRGLTEQAADAAIDTACRMLRLPSIRKEFSDIAERALKEQMSYRGFLAELLMAECDDRARRRSERRIKAAGFPREKSLRTFDFDANPNIDAATVHTLASCEWIKKGQPLCLIGDSGTGKSHMLIALGTEAAMKGYRVRYTLATKLVNELVEAADEKQLNKTIARYGRVDLLCIDELGYMELDRHGAELLFQVLTEREEKNSVAIASNESFGGEVGRRRGAPGWGPFPTAPSRTVRAPFNAYRSPVTSSPS